A window of the Cicer arietinum cultivar CDC Frontier isolate Library 1 chromosome 6, Cicar.CDCFrontier_v2.0, whole genome shotgun sequence genome harbors these coding sequences:
- the LOC101509267 gene encoding F-box protein CPR1-like: MQIFCNGLRPNTRTMLDATTVGSLNYKTAAEARNVIEIMASNEQLMLYDKGGGSVSGILELNVMDGLAPGRTLCLTQGRGPYAKCVFWNPAIDEFKVIPPSLFEYVPYHDTMMNFHGFGYDHVRDDYKFIRQLDFFLDCDAYVPCDEPVGFAPMWEIYSLRSNSWRKLDVDMPFCMSDDEVYMDGFCHWSDIDDYHSLSNVGPCLVSFDLCNEVFLTTPFPSDMVDHYYILRMVLLNGSIAFIMYDESTTFHIRILGELGVKELWANVFIVKPLPCVQHLIGVGKKGGIFLRKNDDELVRYDMSTQTIEELGVKVSRGYCNIVVYKDNLLPIVCL; encoded by the exons atgcaaatattctgtaATGGTTTGAGGCCTAACACTAGAACTATGTTGGATGCCACAACAgttggttctttgaattacaagaccGCAGCAGAAGCACGAAACgttattgagatcatggcatcaaatgaacaattGATGTTGTATGACAAAGGTGGTGGTTCAGTAAGTGGTATATTGGAGTTGAACGTTATGGATGGGTTGGCTCCAGGCAG GACTCTTTGTCTCACACAAGGGAGGGGCCCGTACGCAAAATGTGTATTTTGGAACCCTGCTATAGACGAATTCAAGGTCATTCCACCTAGCCTTTTTGAGTATGTACCTTATCATGACACTATGATGAACTTTCATGGTTTTGGTTATGATCATGTTAGAGATGACTATAAATTCATTCGACAGTTAGACTTCTTTCTTGATTGCGACGCATATGTGCCATGTGACGAACCTGTAGGTTTCGCCCCGATGTGGGAGATATATAGTCTAAGAAGTAACTCTTGGAGGAAACTTGATGTTGACATGCCTTTTTGTATGTCAGATGATGAAGTGTACATGGATGGATTTTGTCATTGGTCCGATATAGATGATTACCATAGTCTTAGTAATGTTGGCCCATGTTTGGTATCATTTGACTTATGCAATGAAGTGTTCCTTACAACCCCTTTTCCCTCAGACATGGTTGaccattattatattttgcGCATGGTGTTGTTAAATGGATCCATTGCTTTCATAATGTATGATGAATCGACTACTTTTCACATAAGAATATTGGGTGAGCTTGGTGTGAAGGAATTGTGGGCTAATGTCTTCATTGTCAAACCCTTACCTTGCGTTCAACATCTTATTGGAGTAGGAAAGAAAGGCGGTATATTCTTGAGaaaaaatgatgatgaactAGTACGGTATGATATGAGTACTCAGACGATTGAGGAGCTTGGTGTTAAAGTAAGCCGGGGTTATTGTAACATTGTAGTTTATAAAGACAACCTTCTCCCAATTGTATGTTTATGA